Genomic window (Coleofasciculaceae cyanobacterium):
TTGCTTGATGCATATAGGCTCTACGTTGAGTAAACGCACTCAGCATTTCCTGGACACATTCTTGAGAAGATTCCAAAGCTGCGATCGCGCCATACTGAGCGAAGGTGCAGACATTAGAGGTACTATGTCCCTGAATTGTCGCCATCGCCTGTAATATTTTTGAAGGTGCTGCTGCGTAACCGACTCGCCAACCAGTCATCGAATGGCTTTTGGCAAAACCGTTGCTAGTAATAGTGCGGGCAAAGATATCTGCGTCTATTGAACCTATACTTAGATGTTGAGCATCATCATAAAGAATTTTTTCATAGATTTCATCAGAAACTACTAAAATATTTTGTTCGACGATTACCTTGGCTAAAGCTCGAACTTCATCAGGTGCATAAACTGTTCCTGTAGGGTTAGAAGGAGAGTTAAACACCAACAGCTTCGTCTTAGGGGTAATAGCTTGCTCTAACTGTTGAGGCGTAATTTTATAGTTATTTTCGGCTGTTGTATCCACAATTATGGAAGTACCGCCAGCCAGCTTAACCATTTCTGGATAACTCAACCAATAGGGTGCAGGAATAATTACCTCGTCCCCTGACTCAATTAAAGCTTGCATCAGGTTAAACAGGGAAAATTTACCGCCATTGGTAACAATAATATTTTCCGCCTGGTAGTTAAGATGATTATCTTTCTTGAGCTTATTGGAGATCGCTTCTCTTAACTTTAATTCTCCTACCGCAGCACCATAACGGGTTTTTCCTTCATCTAGGGCAGTTTTGGCAGCTTCACAAATATGTTTGGGTGTCGGAAAATCTGGTTCTCCTGCACTAAAGCTACAAACATCAATTCCCTGTGCTTTCATCGCTTTCGCTTTCGCGGAAATTGCTAAGGTAATAGATGGTGATACTCGATTGACTCTTGCTGCTAGTTCCATTTCATTCAAACCCAAGATATTCTGTGTTGCACCCAGTAGGTTAATCTATAGTGTCGCAAAGAGTAATTAGCTTAACTGATATCCTGGCACTTTTCTTTACATTTGGCTCAATTGTCAGCAAAAGATGATTTAGTTGCCCAAAATTCTAGGCACAGTAACGTTAATTTAGAATTGGCAATACATTGGCGAATTAGGTATCAGCGAATCGAATTTGAAACAAATGAACGCAGATGGATTTGTCTGTGGGTTTGATGATGAATTGTTTTTTGATGATCTTGGTTTTTGGTTGCTAAGTTACGCTTGACTCGCATAAGCCAATATTTAAACCTGATGGTAACATTACTAAGCAAAGCTCAAATATATCCACTTTATTTAGGTTGAATAGTGGCAAAGGTTGTAGTCGAAAACGTCTATAAAAGCTACTCTCGCGGGAAGGTAGAACACGATCGCACATCTGAAGGCAAAACAGATCTCGCTCCCATCAAAGATAAATCTAAGCAGGTTAGTGTCTTGCGGGATATTAATTTTACCGCGAAAGATGGAGAATTTTTGGTCTTAGTTGGTCCTTCTGGTTGCGGAAAGAGTACCCTACTGCGTTTATTGGCGGGATTAGAAGAATTGACGGGAGGAAATATTAAAATTGGCGATCGCCTCGTCAACGATCTCCCGCCTAAAGCCAGAGATATTGCGATGGTGTTCCAAAATTACGCGCTTTATCCTCATCTGAATATTTACGACAATATTGCCTTTGGCTTAAGAAGAAATTCGGGTAATGGCAGCAAAGAGAAAGTTAACTCTGGTTTGTTGGCGAATGTTTTAACTTCAACAACCCGCAGGTTGCCCCGAAGTCTGCGCTATACTTCTGCTAAAGAGCAAGCCGTGCGTGATCGGGTTAGATACGTGGCTAGTTTATTGCAGATCGAATCTTTACTGTATCGTTTACCGAAAGAACTATCTGGAGGACAAAAACAACGGGTAGCATTGGGTAGAGCGATCGCTCGTAACCCTCAAGTTTTTTTGATGGATGAGCCTTTATCTAACCTGGATGCTAAATTGCGGACGCAAACTCGCGCTCAAATTGTCAAGCTTCAACGACAGTTAAACACAACTACGATCTATGTCACCCACGATCAGACAGAGGCAATGACCATGGGCGATCGCATTGCGGTGATGAACAACGGTCAGATTCAACAAATTGCCCCACCTTTAGAGATTTATGAGCGACCAGCAAACCGCTTTGTAGCTGAGTTTATTGGTTCTCCACCCATGAATTTTTTACCAGTAGATTTAGTTGCTCTCAAGCTAGTTAATCAAGACTTTATTCTCGATCTGCCTGAATCGTGGACAAAATCGCTGCAATCTAGTCAAGCAAAGTCATTAACTTTGGGTATTCGTCCCCAACATTTATTTATCGGTACAGAAAGTAAATCCAGTATTCAAATTGAGGTAGATTTAGTAGAAGCATTGGGAAATGAAACCTACATATCTGCTCATTTAATCAGACAGCCTGATATTACCCTAACGGTATCTCTGCTACCAAATACATTTGTTCGAGTTGGCGATCGCCTTTGGTTGGCTGTAGATCTTGATAAAATCCATCTTTTTACAGTTGATGATGGACGAGCGCTCACTCTCTAATAACAGTTAAAATCAATATTTTCTGGTGTGTTCGCAATTATCGAGTTGCACCATTAACTGATAACGAAATAACGAAATAACTATTAACGATGATTAAAACACCAGATTGGGTCAAAAACGCCGTTTTTTATCAAATATTTCCCGATCGCTTTGCCAGAGGTGAATCCACTATTAAAGGACAATGGCAAGCTTCTACCTATGAGGGTTGGGATGCTACTCCTACCTTTAAAGGATATAAGGGAGGCAACTTATGGGGCGTAATTGAAAAACTAGATTACATCAAAGATTTAGGTGCAAATGCGATCTACTTCACCCCAATTTTTCAGTCGGCTTCTAATCATCGCTACCATACCCACGATTATTATGAGATAGATCCGATGTTAGGAGGAAATGTGGCATTTGATGCCTTAATTAAAGCTGCTCACCAGAAAGATATTAAATTGGTGCTGGATGGAGTATTCAACCATGCCAGTCGAGGCTTTTTCTTCTTTAGCGATATTTTGGAAAATGGCCCTAACTCTCCTTGGTTAGACTGGTTCAAGATTCACGATTGGCCTTTGTCTGCTTATGACGGCAGTAAACCAGCTAACTATGAAAGCTGGATTGGCGATCGCGCTTTACCTGAGTTTAATCACGACAATCCCCAGGTCAAGGAATATATTATGCAGGTGGCTGAATATTGGCTGTATCAAGGTATTGATGGCTGGCGGTTGGATGTGCCGAACGAAGTAGATACCCCAGGATTTTGGCAGGAATTTCGCGATCGCGTCAAAGCGGTCAACCCCGAAGCCTATATCGTCGGTGAAATTTGGGGCGATGCCAGTCAGTGGCTAGACGGGACGCAGTTTGATGGCGTAATGAACTATCGCTTTACTGAACCGACTATTGCTTTTGCTGGTGGAGAAAATTATATTCCTGAATTTTGTCAGGGTGAACTCAGACCATATCCGCCTATTTCTGGCGTGGAATATGCCATCCGCATTGAGGCTTTGCTCAAGCAGTATGATTGGGAAATACAGCAGACTCAACTTAACTTACTCGATAGTCATGACACTCCCAGAATGATCACAACTGTGGGTGAAGATAAAAAAAGCTTTCTGTTGGCTACAGTGCTGCTGATGACTTTCCCTGGTGCGCCGAGCATTTTCTATGGCGATGAGGTTGGTTTGCCTGGGGGAAAAGATCCCGATTGTCGTCGCGTTTTTCCTGAACCTGAAAATTGGGACGTAGAGATTTTAAAAGAACATAAAACGTTAATTGCGTTGCGCCACCAATATCCAGCATTGCGTACGGGAAAGTATAAAACTCTTTACGCCGATCGACATTTATATGTTTTTGCTCGTATTCTCGACGAGCAAGAAGTTTTAGTAGCGGTTAATACTGGAACAGAAACGGCTAAAGCTATTTCGACGATTACAGGAATTCAGTCTCAACCTCAAGAACTGATTTATGGTTCAGGTAGATTAGACTGGCATCATACTGGTGGTGAGCAAAAGTTAGAAATTGTTGTTCCTGCTAAAAGCAGCATGATAGTAGCTTAATTTTGGCGGAGGGGTTGGCTGGTGCAGGGCGATTGTTTGCCATTTTAGCGGCATTCTAAGGTAATTACGGTTACTTCTGGCGGACAATTAAAACGTCCAGGCAAATAAGAGCCTAAACCACGATTGATGTATAGCTGATTAGTGCCTACTTGATGCCAACCTTGCGACCAATTCCAATGCTGAGTAATTTTCGCACAGTCTTTGATGTACGGTAGGCGATCGCGTAGCGATTTTGGTACATACTGTCTGATTTTGGGTAAAATCGAAACTACTGAACCATAATTAGGAATGACGATTTGTCCGCCGTGAGTGTGTCCTGAAAGCTGTAAATCTACTCTCCAGTTTTTGAGTACGCTAGCTGAGTCTGGATTATGGGATAAAACAATACGAGGTGTATCTAGGGGAATTTGTTCTAGTACTGGTGCTGGTTTAAATTCCCGTGACCCGAAATCAGGTAAACCAGCGATCGCCAAATCCTCTCCTAAAGGATAAGCAACTTCATTCCAAAGTATTTTGAGCTTAATTTTACCTAAAGCCCGAATGATCTGTTGCCCTGCGCTCTTAGGAATGAGGTCATGATTTCCTAAACAACCATAGACTCCATATTTACTCTTGAGGTTTTGCAGGTGAGTTGCCAACTCGTCAATCGGTTGAGGATTATCGGTAACAAAGTCTCCCGTAATTAGAACTAAATCTGGGTTAACCTCATTGCTAAGAGCGATCGCTCTTAGGAGAGTTGGCGCGGTTAAACGTATTCCATCGTAATGTAGATCCGATAGCTGTACTATTTTAATACCCGATAAATGAGGCGATAAATTATTGATGGCGATCGCTATTTTCTCGACTTTGATCGGTTCGGTAATAATCATGCTGTGTTTATTAAGATCCAAAAGCAAATCTTATTGATTAAAAAAAATTACGGATTTGAGAACGGCAAAGTAGAATGACAACATGTATTTGTTTTGCTAACTATCACCAGAATTTGAGTTTATATCATACTGTGAGGCATTTATGAGCCGAATCAAAATATTCTTACTGCTATTGATTATCGCTGCATTAAGTATTGTCTTTATTCAAAACCGAGAGCCAATTGCCCTCAAGCTGCTTTGTC
Coding sequences:
- a CDS encoding pyridoxal phosphate-dependent aminotransferase, producing the protein MGLNEMELAARVNRVSPSITLAISAKAKAMKAQGIDVCSFSAGEPDFPTPKHICEAAKTALDEGKTRYGAAVGELKLREAISNKLKKDNHLNYQAENIIVTNGGKFSLFNLMQALIESGDEVIIPAPYWLSYPEMVKLAGGTSIIVDTTAENNYKITPQQLEQAITPKTKLLVFNSPSNPTGTVYAPDEVRALAKVIVEQNILVVSDEIYEKILYDDAQHLSIGSIDADIFARTITSNGFAKSHSMTGWRVGYAAAPSKILQAMATIQGHSTSNVCTFAQYGAIAALESSQECVQEMLSAFTQRRAYMHQAINDIPQLSCPKPYGAFYLFVDISKTGQKSLEFCKDLLDTKQVAAIPGVAFGMDNCIRFSYATDMDTIKEGVKRLSEFVAR
- a CDS encoding glycoside hydrolase family 13 protein, with the translated sequence MIKTPDWVKNAVFYQIFPDRFARGESTIKGQWQASTYEGWDATPTFKGYKGGNLWGVIEKLDYIKDLGANAIYFTPIFQSASNHRYHTHDYYEIDPMLGGNVAFDALIKAAHQKDIKLVLDGVFNHASRGFFFFSDILENGPNSPWLDWFKIHDWPLSAYDGSKPANYESWIGDRALPEFNHDNPQVKEYIMQVAEYWLYQGIDGWRLDVPNEVDTPGFWQEFRDRVKAVNPEAYIVGEIWGDASQWLDGTQFDGVMNYRFTEPTIAFAGGENYIPEFCQGELRPYPPISGVEYAIRIEALLKQYDWEIQQTQLNLLDSHDTPRMITTVGEDKKSFLLATVLLMTFPGAPSIFYGDEVGLPGGKDPDCRRVFPEPENWDVEILKEHKTLIALRHQYPALRTGKYKTLYADRHLYVFARILDEQEVLVAVNTGTETAKAISTITGIQSQPQELIYGSGRLDWHHTGGEQKLEIVVPAKSSMIVA
- a CDS encoding metallophosphoesterase, translating into MDLNKHSMIITEPIKVEKIAIAINNLSPHLSGIKIVQLSDLHYDGIRLTAPTLLRAIALSNEVNPDLVLITGDFVTDNPQPIDELATHLQNLKSKYGVYGCLGNHDLIPKSAGQQIIRALGKIKLKILWNEVAYPLGEDLAIAGLPDFGSREFKPAPVLEQIPLDTPRIVLSHNPDSASVLKNWRVDLQLSGHTHGGQIVIPNYGSVVSILPKIRQYVPKSLRDRLPYIKDCAKITQHWNWSQGWHQVGTNQLYINRGLGSYLPGRFNCPPEVTVITLECR
- a CDS encoding ATP-binding cassette domain-containing protein, encoding MAKVVVENVYKSYSRGKVEHDRTSEGKTDLAPIKDKSKQVSVLRDINFTAKDGEFLVLVGPSGCGKSTLLRLLAGLEELTGGNIKIGDRLVNDLPPKARDIAMVFQNYALYPHLNIYDNIAFGLRRNSGNGSKEKVNSGLLANVLTSTTRRLPRSLRYTSAKEQAVRDRVRYVASLLQIESLLYRLPKELSGGQKQRVALGRAIARNPQVFLMDEPLSNLDAKLRTQTRAQIVKLQRQLNTTTIYVTHDQTEAMTMGDRIAVMNNGQIQQIAPPLEIYERPANRFVAEFIGSPPMNFLPVDLVALKLVNQDFILDLPESWTKSLQSSQAKSLTLGIRPQHLFIGTESKSSIQIEVDLVEALGNETYISAHLIRQPDITLTVSLLPNTFVRVGDRLWLAVDLDKIHLFTVDDGRALTL